GGCACTTTTANcccccccccccccccctcctccaAGTGTATGGTCCTCCAAATAAAGGAGGATCAACTAGCTCCAGGTCATTAATAGTCTCAGAGAATTCAGACACTGCTCCTGAGAGTCTATGGTAGTTTGCCCTTGCTGCTGCAAATCTAGTGACATTGAAGGGGCCCTCCCAATTGTTTCTGCTAGCCTCCAGTTCACTCCACGACTCTCTTCTGATCACCCTATTACAACTTGCATATACAGCactcataaaccatgtaataTCCTGACAAACACGTGTGAACTTACATGATATCACCTGTCCAGCAGAATCCATCATGAGTGTAGTTGCTTTTCCTCAATGGCCAAAACTGTGTAACGACATCCAATTACACTCAAATCCAATTCCACGTTATCCTTTGAAACGGACCCCAAGTGAAGTAATGCAGTCCATATCTCTCTCCTTTATCCTTCCTTACCTAGGAAAAAACATAGTTCAAAGAATCATCTTCCATTCAGAGCAAATACTATTGCTGGACTGTGAAGTAGATACAACAGGGAGAAACATTCTACACAGTCACAACCCATTTCAGTGTTTGCTTAATGCTCATCACTTCTCATTTTAATGGGTGACATTCGACCCTTAATTCTCAGTCCATAAATTTAATGAATAACAGAAAAAGGATGATTATTGAATATCAAACCTACGATATTATGCCAGAGTTGACTGGCAAATAGACTTGTCATGGGAGATCGTGAATATGCTCAATTTTGTCACAAAAGATGAAGATTTGGAAGAGAATTTTGGTGTGATTTGTTTTCTGTGAAGTGCAGTTGTGTAAGCCCTAGCATAACCTGTCTTGGAAAAACTACAAGTTCTTTTTTCCATTGAGAGAATAATCTTATACTCAACCTTCAAAAAGATGCAATTGAGAAAACCCTGTCTTTGTCCATGTCCTTATCTTTGTTTCTTAGAAATATTTTACCTTAGCTAAAACCATACCATGTCTTGTACTGTATTTTTAAACATAGTACTACATCAtctttattaaaagaaaaacaagcaTATTATACTtcatagagagagaaaaaatgtgTCAAAGTGGTTAGATTCCATGTCAGTAGATAGGTCAAATAGGTGTTCGTAGCCCTGCCGCTTTTCACCTGCTTGCATAATTTGGTGGGTTATGTTCTTGTACacttatcaagaaaaatacgCTACGTGTATTCAGTAAACCTCCTATTGTGTCCTTTACTGGTACTATGGAGCtagtaaaagtgaaaaattatgGTTACTCATAACATAACATCTCAGCACTGTGATAAGGTACGCAACAATCAATCCAGATGCACTTCCCTGTAATGGGTCTAGCTCCTTCTTACTCCGCATCACCCTCCTGCTGATTTCTTCTCCACACCATTACCTTCTTCTGGCCTTTTCTCCAGCATCAAAAGAACTACTGCCAAGTCACCGCCTCCAGCCATGTCATCATGGACTACTACTGGACATCTTTTGCTTTATTCATGTCTAGTAGCCACCTCCTAAAATTTGAACCTGCATGTAAGATTCCACAACCTTAACCTCCCTGCCCGGCACTGATCACCTCTTTTCAGATCTACAAAATGGGAGCATGAGTTCAGGGGCAGGAAGTTAAGGGAGAGGAGGGCATTAGCAGGGGGCTATTGTAATTTGGGCACACAAGTACTAAGAGATGGTCTAGGAAACTGGCATGGGAGGAGGGTTATAAGGAGGAGCTTATGCAGGGTAGATGTTGCGACAAAGCAAGACATGGTTGCGCCAAGGTTAGGGTAAATGGTGCTTgaaaaggagagagaaaagctTCAGGAAGGGATAGTAGTGTTGGAAGTGGCACCTACAAGTGGGTATCTACTGTGGTTGCTTCATTGGGTGTAGAGTGGTGTCCCAGAGGAGATCAGAGAAATCAATGGAGCTTGAAAGTGGAGCCCATGGTGACTTGGGAGATGGTACATCATAACCGTTCAATAATTTGTCATTAGAAGTATGTGGTGTAGATATATACTCCCTATGTCCCAGTTTACATGACTTACTTTCCTTaatcagtcccaaaaagaatgacacatttctatattaagtaacaatttaacttatGGGGTGTCAGCTTGGAGAACAATAAGAAATTTGTGGCCTGATCTAAGTAGAAACATAGTCTACAAGGTGGGAAATGGGACAAAAATCCTATTCTGGAAAGAGAATTGGAATGGAAATGAGGCACTGATGGTCTTATTTCCTGACCTATTCTCCTTGTGTACCAATCCGGAAGAAACAGTGGCTGAGGGATGGTCTATTCATGGATGGAATATTGTGTTTAGAAGGCATTTAAATGACTGGGAGATTGCGAGAGTGGCTGAGCTATTACATGTTCTCAATGGTTCCAATGGGTTATCAGCAGAAAAAGATTCTATCATATGGAAACACTCTAGAGATGGAAGCCTTTCTGTTAACAAGCTATATATTAAGGAGGTGAAGGAGCATCCAGGTGGTAAACTTGGCCCCTGGAAGCAGATTTGGAGTAACAAGGTGCCAACCAAGGTAAAGTGTTTCTCCTGGTTGGTTGCCAGAAGAGCATGCTCCACTCATGAGAAATTGAAAAGGAGGGGTTTCTATATTGCTTCTTGGTGCTCTCTCTGTAATGAGACTGAGGAAACCAACAACCATTTGTTCCTCCATTGCAAAGTGACAACACGATTGTGGAACCTTTTTTTGGGACTAACACATACAAAATGGATTATGTCTGAGCATACAGCAGATTTCCTTAGTTGTTGGATCAGCAGAGGGGAgagaaaatctaagaaaaagtgGAGTATAATACCATCATGCATTTGGTGGTgtatttggaaagaaagaaatagcaGATGCTATGATAACAAAGCTAATTCAATAGAGAAAGTCAAATGGAACTGCTtgactactttttatttttggtgtaaagaggaAGGGATAGAAGAAGCTGCacaaattttggattttatagGCACTTTGTAATCTATTagcctttttgttttttctcttgttGGAAACCAATTTTTGGAGGTCTCCAGCATATCCTTAATCCTGATGAATACAACATTATcttaatcaaaaaaatatatatattattttactcttaatgaaatgatttatggccacacaaatatctatcacttattttaaaccacaaattaaaaaaatcttcctttctttcttaaactccgtgccaaatcaaattaactcataaaatgggacggagggagtaatagttAGAGGCACGGGGCACTGTTAACATGCATAATAGTTTGGTGCAGTATCAAGGCATTCCTACGGATGATGTATCAGAAAATTGTCGGGCCAATGTCATTTCCAGTTGAATTATACCACCTAGTAAATTTTGTTAGTGTTTATTTTACAGAGTAGCGACAAAGGAACAGAGAACAGTATAGCTCATTGCTAGATACGATTTATCTGCAACGTTCTATTTAGTTATACTGCAGTTTTATGTTTGATTATTTCTTGCCCATTTATCAGTAACCAAAGGCTTTTCATCTCTGTTTTCCAGGCCTCTGTCGTAAGGCAGATGAAGGACTCTGAGATGGCAATGCAATGGACCTTGATATATCAGCTGACAAGCCGGCTCCGGGTGCTTTTACAGTCTACTCCATCCAAACGTCTTCTATTCGAATATTCAACAACATCACAAGACTAAGCTAAGGTTTTCGACAGTGTACATATTTTATTCTTTCTATAGGAGCCTAGGTGTCTAGAACAACCCCCCCAAAACCATCCTCTACCTGTCAGCCACCAGAGAACTAGGAAAGGAGACCTCATTGCTGCACCTGGATGGTGTTAATTAGATGTAAATTCCATTATTCTTTGCACAAAAAGAAGGAATAAATGAGCATGTTTATAGGTTATTATTACTCTTGGTTCAAATATATGCAAGATTACTGTTATCTGTTTGTTCTTCACTAGGTATTTTTAGTTGAAGGACGTAAACAGCTGCATCTCTTTACTGATCCCTAAGCAATTTTTCCTTGGTCAATTTTCTGGTGAGGGCAGAACTTTTGGGTTCAAGAAAAGTAATTGCACCCAAGACAATAACCCCCACCCCTCCTCTTCTGTTTTTGCTGTCACTATGAATGAGAACAATTCCCCTGTTTGAATTCAACAGTCATTGAAACCAACACGAATGCTTCATGTAAACTTTAGTATAAATTTTGAAGCATCCATAAAATTAGAATATCCTTCAAATTAAGCTTGTACGTATGCTGATATAATTTGGGCttgctaattattttaataaacaaagtgattgaaatttgaaatctaGACTAAATTCACATATAAATATTACTAGTATGTATGGAATCAGATGATGTTCAGTTACATTCCGCTTAATTGAAATACTTACTGGCATGATTGGCATACAAAAGTAGTAGCACGTCTGACTTGACTAATCGGAAGTTGCTTATGAAAGAgcattttaagaataaaaattaattttatgaataaacaGTAAAAGGTTGAAATGTATAATGatgcaaatttattttaaaatgctCTTGGAGATATTTATTAGAAAGTATCCTTATAAGAAGAATGGCAAacaattgaagttgaattgagGGGCAATGAAAAGTATTTTCAAGATCACAAGATATTAGGGATAAATTAGTGAACTTTTCACAATTTTGGTTATAAGCACTTTTGGTGTCTCGCTTACCGCATAAATGAAGTACTTGTGAATTGATTTAACTAGCTTGTAAACTTATCCAAAACACCTAATTGTCTGTTTCATGATATGCATACATAGTAAACTCAAAAGTAATTTAGATTAGTGCACCATATCAACCACCATCCCAAACTACCAGCTCTCGGCTGAGTTGCAAGAGCAACTTCTAATTTATTATGAGCCCAAACGATGGATTCAATAAGTTCTTGCTAGTTACCACGTCTGTTTAATAGAAACATTAAACCCTTCCCCTAAAAGTTTTTAGTCTATGTGCTACATTTGTTTTGCTGAAACTAATAGCAGGAGTGGCTTTGCCAAAGCGCAGACTGAAGAAAAGTGTATTCAAGCACACAAGcagttcattttttttcaaaatatattgtcATTTCAGAGAAACATAATGATTACATAGAATAGGTCTTCCCAACCAAACTGCTACTGCATTCTGCAGAAAAATCAAGCCTGGAGATGATCTATTATCAAGCAAAGAGACCCTAAAAGAATTTGTAGTAATCACTGCACCAAAAATTGCAATGTTGTCTCACAAACGTATAGCAGCTGCATTGGCATTTGACACAAGGATCATGTCAAAATTGCTTAGCACACGTCTGGTTGCAAGTTCGGGCTCAGCTTGATACTATTTTccttatcaaataaaaaagaattgcaATGTTGTTTCTCATTTGCTAACAACATTTGGATCTCTGACTCCTTGCTATCTGGAGACAAAATGCTAATCCTAACCACACCTTGAAATGCAATCACCAAAACCTCCACGGATCCTTGTAGGGAGGGACATAGCTTTCCGTAGGAGGAAGAAGTCGGAAAGATGCCACTGTCTTTTCTAAGGAGGGTCCCATCTGCATAATAAGGACTATGTAATGAATTTCGCAGCATAGCATAAATATTGGAGGGGAGGGGGGTGGAAAAGAAAAAGGTGAAAGGAGTTTTCTAAGATGGGATTTTAGTTGTTGCATATAGCAAAACCTTGTCATGCCAAAAGTGTGCAcctaaaaagaagaaatgtaGAATTTTAATTCAGAAGTCAGAATATATTGCCTTCTCTTTGCGTGTGTGTTAACAAATAGACTTTGAGCCTAACACATCCCCAAATGTTAGCTCACGAGGGGAGAAATGTCCAAGACTATATATAAGGAGACCACAACTCATTCATTCAACCAATGGAAGATTGACACTCCCTCACACACCCAGGACCGGGCAACTCGAGCATGTATAATATAACACAGGGGTCCAACATTGAGAAACACCAACAAGGATCGAAAGGTTTGACATAGATACCATGTTAAGAAATGGAATTTGGAACTAACTCTACCCCAAAAGCTAACTCACGAGGGGAGGACTATGTAAGACTAAATAATGAGGCCACAACCCATTCCTCAACAAATGTGGAACTTGACAGTGTGAACATATGTGCTTTTTTTAGTCAGGTCAAGAAAACATAATCTTATGAACAGGGACCCTTGGCGTAATGGTTAAAGTTGTTTCCGTGTAACACAGGCATTACGAGATTTGCGTCTTGCATAAATACAAGGTAAGGCTATGTATAATAGACTCAATGTGGTTTGGCCCTTGCCCAGATCCCGCGCATATTGGGAGTTTAGTGCACTGAATTGCTGTCTTTATGATAGAATCTTATgcctccatgtaaaaaaaaaaaacttatgcaTCCATGTtgtttaaaagaaataataaattgatCCCGTAAAACAAGAAGGCTTCAGTGATGTAGATCATCACAAAAAGAAATGTCTTTCATTGAATCTTATAAGGGAACGTACAAACAATATCTATAGATTGCACTGTGCCCTTGATGATGTAAGGGTGATGTTGGAGTACTGTACAACTAAGTAATATAGCCATTATGTGATATTATAAGTTCTTGATAAATTTCTACAGGAAAATCACAAGATAGAACCACTTACTTTTTCCCATTGCTTGCCAAGAGTGGAAGCGCTAAGAGTATACAAATAACCTGAAATGACAAGCATTCTCCAATAAGCTAACCAGCAAACCTACTGAAATGTATTTCAATATAAGCTAGTCAGTTGTCAGGTTACTATGTCAATATATGAATATGCTGATGCGCCCCCAAGAACATGGTTTAAGTGGCAAAGGTTGAGAGACTTGTGACATAGGTCAAGGTTCGATCCCTGCATCATCCAAACTAAGCacagtatttaagtggagaagggtagagaaCCGGACCCATTATCGCAAGTTTTGAAGGCTTCAATTGGTTCTAAGGGTTGGGCCCAGACCCATTTCTCAGTCATCAAGAAAAAATGGTAATGCAATTACTAAGACGCGTCTTCTAATTGCTATGTCAATATCTTATGTAGGAATATGCTGATGCAATTACTAAAGCACATCACTTTGGTTAAAGGTACAACATACCTTGAATTTATTACATACATTTATATTTCTGAACTATTCAAAGAAGACTTATTAGCTTTATCAATTGTTTATTAGACAAAGTAAATATAGAAAACAGTTTTAAGACCAGAATGACaatatattcttaatttttttaattcaagaTATAAGATATGCACCTCATAAATTCATGTGTGTGCAGAAATATGTACACCCAAAAGATAGGTCATTGTCCTCAATATGTTTTTACATAGGATTCTTTTATTCTTGGCCAAAGACCAAAAATCTGTAAACATTAAAGCAAGAATAGTCTGTATAGTGCAATGAAGTCATAACTACCCTCGTACCAACCCAACAATATATGCTTGAGGAATAATGATCAGTCATGTCCAAGAAACCAGATCAAACCAGAAACGCCTTTCTACGCCACCTTTTAAAACCCTTCTTGAGTGTCAACTGAAAATCTTAAAGGGTTGTTTGGTTACAAAGATAAGTGATTACAATCTCAGGATAAAATCTGGAATTAATTTATCCCGCATTTAGTAGAACTTCTAATTCCGGGATCGTTTATACCACAATTGTGGTATTATTTATACCCCACTCTATGCGGGATAACATCCCCAAATCAGTAACAATCCCAGGATAAAATAACAAAAGGACACATTTGCCTATCTCCAAAACTGTTCTCCCAAAGTCTGTTAAGAAAACCAAGATTAAAATTGGAAATAAAAGTTTATCCAagttttttttgacaaaaaaagttTATCCAAGTTGATATAGTTCATAccaaacaataacaacaacatactagtgaaataccacaaagtgaggtctggagagggtagagtgtacgcagaccttacccctacctcatggaggtagagaggttgttttcggaataccctcagctcaagtgaagcaaaacaaaatagtaatgaaaaggaaaaacggCAGTGAAGAAAACATGCCAACTAATAAAACTCAAGACACTGAAAATGTAAAATGAAATAGAGGCATCAACAGTAAGCTAGATACAGTTGAATGAATAATTCCAATTCCTCTATTCGCCAAAGAACAGCCCCTCAAATAGCCGAGCATTCAAAAATAGAGTGTAGTTGCAAGATGCCAGCAGCCACacaacagaaaaagaaaaagaaaaaccttACATAGCATTGTTTTAGAATTGCAACTACTCAAGCTAATCATCAAGGGTATCGCAATCATCTGCATCTGAAGATTGAGACAAGCATCCTTTTGCTTCTTGTATCCTGTTTTCCCCTGTATCGTCATCTGAAGTATCAGAAACAACTATGGGAGAGAATTTGGAACCAAGCAGATGCTCTTGGTTGTCCAGCCGATTCTTTATCCTACACAAAACCTGGGCAGCTTCGGCCTTAGCTGACAGAGCTTCCTTGACCCTAATGTCGGCATTAAACCTGGCCATAACGGCGGCATTATGGATAGACTCAGAAGCAATGGTAGCAGCAGCAACCAACTGTTTAGACAAATGGGGGTTGGTTTCAATGGTGTTATTAGCGTGATTGGGAGTAACATAGAAGAAAGTGAAATTAGGGTTAGAACAACGAGGGCACACATAACCAGGGGAGGAGGAAGCAACATCAGGGACACAAGAGAGGTGTGAGATAGAGGGGCATTTTAAGCATAGAAAACGGAGGTGAGGCGGAGGAGGTTTGTGGAGGAAGACATCGAAACAGATGGGACAGAAGGAACCAGGGTGGGTGTCCAGTACACAGGCGGTGCAAAGATGGCGAGGGAGACCTCTGTAGGGGAGAAGATGGAGGGTAAAGGGGCGAGTGGCGGCACAAACCGCACATTGGCGGACGGAAACACCATGAGATGGCTGCTTCTCCTCCTGGTGCAACATCAGAACATCTATCCCTAGGGCCTATAGGGATCTCACATTTATTTATACTGATAGATTTAGGAAACTTGTTGAGATTCTAAGTATCCAACCCCCTCCTTTGCTCTCTAATGTTCTCTGCATGCATTCATGACTGATtgaaataaatacatatttccttttttacttgGAAATTCTGAAATATCGCACAAATTTGTTCCTATTATCTGCACCAACCACTTCTCTTCTCTCTACCTATCTTGTCCCCTATTGTAGATTCTATCAATAAAAGTATATTCACTAGGAATCCCATCATTATTTAATCCTCATATTATAATCCCAGTATAACTTGCTTACAAACCAAACCAAAAGGAATAGATTTTTAGTACCCAttgttcccttttttttttttgagaaaggtaacatcCATTGTTCCCTTTTATGTGACACTCTTTTTTATATTCTCTTTTTAGTATGTTTCCAGAAGAATGacacttttatatatttagaaacAACATAACTTTTAACTTGTTAGTTTACCCTTAAAACATGATTTAATGGCCATAAAAATGCCATGGAATGTATAAGACCACAAGTTCAAAAGTATGTCTTTCTTTCCATAAACTCCGCCTAGTCAAATAGGTTTACATGAAataaaacggagggagtactctAAATCATGAGTAATAAGTCAGCACATAAGATGACCTTTTCCACCTGAAGAATGCTAAGTTAATGAAAcaattatttcataaatattgcattaaCTAGCTAAAGGAGAAACTAGCAAGTTTATGGTAATAAATACCACAGTTACATCCCAAAAAGGAAAAGTACCTCCTATTAACAAAATACACTTCTATTTTCACCAAAAGATTATGCGTGCGAAAAGTAAAATAAGATAATCACTAACTAAAAGTCAATTTTACCATCTCGTTCAGCTGTTGAAGCAACATAGTGGCGGAAAAGATTCGGTTCTTGAGCCTGCATATTACAACATGAAATATGAGAATCGTAGAAAGTCATTCAGgatatagatttttttaaattaaagaggAAACTTACTGCTGCTTTCGTTGGTGATTTCCGAACAAGGTAGTCATAGTACCAATAGGACTCACCATCAATCTAATTTGTTATAAAAAGAGAACAGCTGACTGAGTGCATGTCGAACACAAAGTGGGCCCAAGAactcataaataataattcatgAAAATGTATAACACAGTTACACACAAGTGAAAAGATACTCACTACAGAAGCATGTGCATCAAGAAGTGAACTTTCTGCCAATCGCTGTGTTGAGGTTACACGCTGTAGAAACATATGAAAATGTTACCTCACACAGATATCATGTTGGATTTATCTTGAAAATCATGCAAAAGAAAAGGATAAAGAATGGCTGTGCACTTCAGGAAGTTTTATAAGGCAGTCGGTGGAAGAATATATGCAATGATCCAACCAATGTGCCATCTGCATAAGAGTTTATGTAACCGAATCTCTCACAAGAAATTTTGGGATACATGAACAACTTAATTGGTTTCGCTAGGTGATCAGTTCAAAATTGCTACTCCCTcccgtcccaatttatatgagttagtttgacttggcacggagtttaagaaagaaagaaatacttttgaaacatgtggtctaaaataagtgataGATGTTTGTGcggctataaatcatttcattaagggtaaaatggcattttaaagttaaattattacgaACTATAGAAATGTGTCACTCTTTCTGGGAccgactaaaaaggaaagtgagtcatataaattgggacagagagagtat
This genomic stretch from Solanum stenotomum isolate F172 chromosome 10, ASM1918654v1, whole genome shotgun sequence harbors:
- the LOC125841567 gene encoding uncharacterized protein LOC125841567, with translation MLHQEEKQPSHGVSVRQCAVCAATRPFTLHLLPYRGLPRHLCTACVLDTHPGSFCPICFDVFLHKPPPPHLRFLCLKCPSISHLSCVPDVASSSPGYVCPRCSNPNFTFFYVTPNHANNTIETNPHLSKQLVAAATIASESIHNAAVMARFNADIRVKEALSAKAEAAQVLCRIKNRLDNQEHLLGSKFSPIVVSDTSDDDTGENRIQEAKGCLSQSSDADDCDTLDD